Proteins found in one Borreliella burgdorferi B31 genomic segment:
- a CDS encoding S2/P23 family protein — MKKNIYILNIFLYIPLFYSCFLTPPKSSKINSIKTEVLDFKIIEEGNIIKYDKKPIEERNENTCLSFKEPELNEIKEGDVLELLAGGYVTWAKSGDLRVLKDKNNNLIEDLRELRYSYIFSPIRFKTFFSYNYSINDNNYKILGKKAPIVKIIAFESTKEFEKKYEINSLKLNSEESNIDFEQNRTGLAKINLKETSKEPNYIYSYNFGVFDNSLADYFKLFYKKNNCNYMPAYLTIKDKETDKYKTYEIILNLKLFNDTIKLLINKYSNLSKEKLKLFTDE, encoded by the coding sequence ATGAAAAAGAACATATATATTTTGAATATATTTTTATATATACCATTATTTTATTCGTGTTTTTTGACTCCACCAAAATCTTCAAAAATCAACAGTATCAAAACCGAGGTTTTGGATTTTAAGATAATTGAAGAGGGAAATATTATAAAATATGATAAAAAGCCCATTGAAGAGCGTAATGAAAATACTTGTCTTTCTTTTAAAGAACCCGAATTAAATGAAATAAAAGAGGGGGACGTGCTTGAATTACTTGCAGGTGGTTATGTTACATGGGCAAAATCTGGTGACTTAAGGGTTTTAAAAGATAAAAATAACAATTTAATTGAAGATCTTAGAGAACTTAGGTACTCTTATATTTTTTCACCCATTCGATTCAAAACTTTTTTTAGTTATAATTATAGCATTAATGACAATAACTATAAAATACTCGGCAAAAAAGCACCTATAGTTAAGATAATAGCATTTGAATCAACTAAAGAGTTTGAAAAAAAATACGAAATAAATAGTTTAAAACTAAATTCTGAAGAATCTAATATTGATTTTGAACAAAATAGAACTGGTTTAGCCAAAATTAATTTAAAAGAAACTTCAAAAGAACCTAATTACATTTATTCATATAATTTTGGAGTTTTTGACAATTCTTTAGCAGATTATTTTAAGTTATTTTATAAAAAAAATAACTGTAACTATATGCCTGCATATCTTACTATAAAAGATAAAGAAACCGATAAATATAAAACCTACGAAATTATATTAAATCTAAAGCTATTTAACGATACCATTAAATTATTAATTAATAAGTATTCAAATTTATCAAAAGAAAAATTAAAACTTTTTACTGATGAATGA